The proteins below come from a single Campylobacter concisus ATCC 51562 genomic window:
- a CDS encoding cupin domain-containing protein, translated as MKNFQVAKIANEPRVELKEALNLSGCEVSINELPANVSVPFVHAHKQNEELYIILEGEGELFIDGEVLKVSKGDAVRIDPEGKRCFKAGKNGIKMICIQTKRGSLEQYTMSDGVIVDDVKPSWL; from the coding sequence ATGAAAAATTTTCAGGTTGCAAAGATCGCAAACGAGCCAAGAGTCGAGCTAAAAGAGGCTTTAAATTTAAGCGGCTGTGAGGTATCTATAAACGAGCTTCCAGCAAATGTGAGCGTGCCATTTGTCCATGCACATAAGCAAAACGAGGAGCTTTACATCATCCTAGAGGGTGAGGGTGAGCTTTTCATCGACGGTGAGGTGCTAAAAGTAAGCAAAGGAGATGCGGTGCGCATAGATCCAGAGGGCAAAAGGTGCTTTAAAGCTGGCAAAAACGGCATCAAAATGATCTGTATCCAGACAAAACGCGGTAGCCTAGAGCAATACACAATGAGTGACGGTGTGATAGTTGATGACGTAAAGCCAAGCTGGTTGTAA
- a CDS encoding NAD(P)H-binding protein, which yields MVNEALKQGHDVTAIIRDKEYKNGGVKVIYKDIFELTKTDLAGFDAVISAFAAWTPDTFALHKKVATHLINLLEGTSTRLIVVGGAGTLFVDSKDTC from the coding sequence TTGGTAAACGAGGCTCTAAAACAAGGACATGACGTAACGGCAATCATTAGAGACAAAGAGTATAAAAATGGGGGCGTAAAGGTTATTTATAAAGATATCTTTGAGCTTACAAAGACTGATCTGGCTGGCTTTGACGCAGTGATCAGTGCATTTGCAGCGTGGACGCCAGATACCTTTGCGCTTCACAAAAAAGTGGCTACTCACCTTATAAATTTACTAGAAGGCACTAGTACAAGGCTCATCGTAGTTGGCGGCGCTGGTACGTTATTTGTTGATAGCAAAGACACTTGCTAA